A single region of the Zygotorulaspora mrakii chromosome 4, complete sequence genome encodes:
- the ETP1 gene encoding Etp1p (similar to Saccharomyces cerevisiae YHL010C; ancestral locus Anc_2.542), which yields MEAIYRIQVDFLNTKQVNRAYNSFIAEERHTTDTSVSEALEERTECKEGFNQDNKQDWRIGELVIERQAEMKQNMDTQDKDLLISSYLGHGTVRLFRLNEAHDLASFDKDLKIVPGDDTMVCILFVPTYFTVHDLLHFYIGDDIISKQISTFRILRNKKDELGYNYMVLIKFRDPVLAKNFKEEFNGKKFSKVDPETCHVVSIKEVVFKKSLFERLETEKIPYLLTDPFTTIEGDIAPLKEVELPTCPVCLERMDSDTTGLITIPCQHTFHCSCLDKWKNSQCPVCRYSTLRLSRNSAIRQTGETNGCSTCQCHENLWICLICGNIGCGRYNSKHAIQHYEATSHCFAMDMRTQRVWDYAGDNYVHRLVQNEVDGKLVEVQADGLARQGNSHNGIETNKDGEMASNFMRNKEYHLEYVQVLISQLESQREYYEMKLGQSRKVENQLEEQEIVPVRKQFEQLKVTMKNSRSEWEQERATLKKEVDEDSLVIRGLQENLNHAATQRASLSSEINNLKKSNSELKEQVQDLMFYLQTQEKFKDADESVREGTIVIPAALDPPSNSAKNSRKKKVKKKKKT from the coding sequence ATGGAAGCAATATACCGCATTCAAGTCGACTTCTTAAACACAAAACAGGTCAATCGTGCATATAATTCATTCATTGCGGAGGAAAGACATACTACTGACACGTCAGTGTCTGAAGCTTTAGAAGAAAGGACTGAGTGTAAGGAAGGTTTCAATCAAGATAATAAGCAAGATTGGAGAATTGGTGAGCTGGTAATAGAGAGACAAGCAGAAATGAAGCAAAATATGGATACACAGGACAAGGATTTGTTAATTTCTAGCTACTTGGGACATGGAACTGTTCGTCTGTTCAGACTTAATGAGGCTCATGACCTGGCCAGTTTTGacaaagatttgaagatcGTTCCAGGAGACGATACGATGGTGTGTATCTTATTTGTACCCACATATTTCACTGTTCATGATCTACTTCATTTCTACATTGGTGATGAcataatttcaaaacaaatatCAACTTTCCGTATTCtgagaaataaaaaagatgaattggGATACAATTACATGGTGCTCATCAAGTTCAGGGATCCTGTACTTgccaaaaatttcaaggaAGAGTTTAATGGCAAAAAATTCAGTAAGGTAGATCCAGAGACTTGTCATGTCGTGTCTATCAAGGAAGTCGTATTCAAgaaatcattatttgaGCGTCtggaaacagaaaaaatacCGTATCTTCTCACAGACCCTTTCACAACGATTGAGGGTGATATTGCACCATTGAAGGAAGTTGAGCTCCCGACGTGTCCAGTGTGCTTGGAAAGAATGGATTCAGATACAACAGGCTTGATCACAATCCCCTGTCAGCATACTTTCCATTGTTCATGCTTAGacaaatggaaaaattcaCAATGCCCCGTTTGCAGATACTCGACTTTAAGACTTAGCAGAAATTCAGCAATCAGACAGACTGGGGAAACAAATGGCTGCAGCACATGTCAATGTCACGAAAATCTATGGATCTGTCTGATATGCGGAAATATTGGATGCGGCAGATACAACTCCAAGCATGCGATTCAGCATTATGAAGCCACTTCACATTGCTTTGCGATGGATATGAGAACTCAAAGAGTATGGGATTATGCCGGGGATAATTACGTTCATCGGCTGGTTCAAAATGAAGTGGACGGAAAACTTGTAGAGGTTCAGGCAGATGGTTTAGCGAGACAAGGCAATTCCCACAATGGTATAGAAACTAATAAGGATGGCGAAATGGCATCAAATTTCATGAGGAATAAAGAATATCATTTAGAATATGTTCAAgttttgatttctcaacTCGAATCACAAAGGGAGTATTATGAAATGAAGCTTGGACAATCTAGAAAAGTGGAGAACCAATTAgaggaacaagaaatagtCCCCGTAAGAAAGCAATTCGAGCAATTAAAAGTGACAATGAAGAATAGTCGCTCGGAATGGGAACAAGAACGAGCAACCCTAAAAAAAGAGGTGGATGAAGATAGCCTCGTTATTCGTGGTTTACAGGAGAACTTGAACCATGCAGCAACTCAGAGAGCCTCCTTGAGCAGCGAAATCAataatctgaaaaagagCAATTCTGAACTTAAGGAACAGGTTCAAGATTTGATGTTTTACTTGCAGACACAGGAAAAGTTCAAGGATGCGGATGAAAGTGTAAGAGAAGGAACGATTGTCATTCCAGCTGCCCTAGATCCACCGTCGAACTCTGCCAAAAATAGTCGGAAGAAAAaggtaaagaaaaagaagaagacgtGA
- the PRS3 gene encoding ribose phosphate diphosphokinase subunit PRS3 (similar to Saccharomyces cerevisiae PRS3 (YHL011C); ancestral locus Anc_2.543) yields the protein MATNSIKLLAPDVHRGLAELVSKRLGVQLTDTVLKRDPTGEVSFSIGESVRDQDIFIITQIGSGIVNDRVLELLIMINASKTASARRVTAIIPNFPYARQDRKDKSRAPITAKLMADMLTTAGCDHVITMDLHASQIQGFFDVPVDNLYAEPSVVRYIKENVNYKESIIISPDAGGAKRAATLADRLDLNFALIHKERARANEVSRMVLVGDVTDKICIIVDDMADTCGTLAKAAEILLENQAKSVIAIVTHGVLSGKAIQNINNSKLDRVVCTNTVPFEEKMKDCPKLDVIDISSVLAESIRRLHNGESISYLFKHYPL from the coding sequence ATGGCTACAAATTCTATCAAACTTTTGGCACCCGATGTCCACAGAGGACTAGCAGAGTTGGTGTCGAAAAGATTGGGTGTCCAATTGACAGATACTGTATTGAAGAGAGATCCTACGGGTGAAGTTTCATTCTCTATAGGTGAATCGGTCAGAGATCAGGACATATTTATAATTACACAGATTGGATCCGGTATCGTCAATGACAGGGTTTTGGAACTCCTAATCATGATAAATGCCTCCAAGACAGCATCTGCAAGAAGAGTCACCGCAATAATCCCAAATTTCCCGTATGCTCGCCAAGATCGAAAAGACAAATCTCGTGCTCCAATCACCGCAAAGTTAATGGCAGACATGCTAACTACCGCTGGTTGTGATCATGTTATCACAATGGATTTACACGCCTCACAAATACAAGGGTTTTTCGATGTTCCTGTAGATAACCTGTATGCTGAACCCAGTGTGGTGAGATACATCAAAGAGAACGTCAACTACAAGGAATCTATAATAATCTCTCCCGATGCAGGCGGAGCGAAACGTGCGGCAACCTTGGCCGATCGTTTAGATTTAAATTTTGCTTTGATCCATAAGGAAAGAGCTCGTGCCAATGAGGTCTCCCGTATGGTCCTCGTTGGTGATGTTACGGATAAAATTTGTATCATCGTTGATGATATGGCTGATACCTGCGGTACTTTAGCAAAAGCGGCTGAAATATTACTTGAGAATCAGGCTAAATCCGTTATTGCCATCGTTACACATGGGGTGTTATCAGGAAAAGCTATacaaaatataaacaaTTCAAAGCTTGATAGAGTTGTTTGTACCAATACAGTGCCATTTGAggagaagatgaaagattGTCCTAAACTAGATGTCATCGATATTAGCAGCGTTTTGGCAGAAAGTATTCGCAGATTGCATAATGGTGAAAGTATATCTTATCTGTTTAAGCACTATCCTCTATAA
- a CDS encoding haloacid dehalogenase superfamily protein (similar to Saccharomyces cerevisiae YKL033W-A; ancestral locus Anc_2.544) encodes MDGLLLNTEDIYTLSLNEILATYGKGPLTWDVKIHLQGLPGEEAGQKVIDTYDLPISYEEYNRLNHDIQARMWGQCKFLPGAVELIKYLNSEKIPIALCTSSAKIKYQLKTKHLQENFQLFDTIVTGDDPRIPKGRGKPFPNIWQLGLKELIEKFGTAIEPQECLVFEDGIPGVKSGLAFGANVIWVPHPGAYEYLGDTKMLLGNNGELLKSLELLNKSKYGL; translated from the coding sequence ATGGATGGATTGTTACTTAATACCGAAGACATTTATACCTTGTCGCTGAATGAAATCCTTGCAACTTATGGCAAAGGACCACTGACATGGGATGTTAAAATTCATTTACAGGGCTTACCTGGTGAGGAAGCCGGACAAAAAGTGATTGACACATATGACCTGCCAATCAGCTATGAGGAATACAACAGATTGAATCATGATATCCAGGCTAGAATGTGGGGCCAGTGTAAATTTCTTCCCGGTGCTGTAGAGCTTATTAAATACCtgaattctgaaaaaataccaATTGCGCTCTGCACTTCATCAGCTAAAATCAAGTACCAGTTGAAGACAAAACATTTGCAGgagaattttcaattgttcgATACAATTGTCACTGGTGATGACCCAAGAATTCcaaaaggaagaggaaAACCCTTCCCAAACATTTGGCAGCTTGGATTGAAGGAATTaatcgaaaaatttggcaCTGCTATTGAACCACAGGAATGTCTTGTTTTCGAAGATGGTATACCCGGAGTCAAATCAGGGTTAGCATTTGGCGCCAACGTTATTTGGGTTCCTCATCCTGGGGCCTACGAGTATCTGGGTGACACGAAAATGCTGTTGGGCAATAATGGCGAGCTTTTGAAGTCCCTAGAACTGTTGAACAAGTCAAAGTATGGTTTATGA
- the YRA1 gene encoding RNA-binding protein YRA1 (similar to Saccharomyces cerevisiae YRA1 (YDR381W); ancestral locus Anc_5.458), producing the protein MSANLDKSLDEIIGSGRKAVRARVNKRALGPGPRRAPKQVRRPIVGDSRRAKFSADGTATRMARLLDASREAKVNVEGLPRDIKQDAVKEFFSSQIGGVQRVLLSYNERGQSTGMANVTFKNGEMAKKAVAKFNGAPIDGGRSKLKLNLIIDPNQQPVRSLSDRIRAVPQKNNRQSNIPQKKAPNKKAALVEKQKVPRAKPEKKSLEDLDKEMADYFEEKK; encoded by the exons atgtcTGCAAACTTGGATAAATCTTTAGATGAGATTATTGGCTCCGGAAGGAAAGCGGTTAGAGCACGTGTTAACAAGCGTGCCCTAGGCCCTGGTCCAAGAAGAGCTCCTAAACAAGTTCGCCGTCCAATTGTTGGTGACAGTAGAAGGGCTAAGTTCTCTGCTGATGGAACTGCTACTAGAATGGCAAGACTTCTGGATGCTTCCAGAGAAGCCAAGGTTAACGTTGAGGGTCTTCCAAGAGACATTAAGCAGGATGCCGTCAAA GAGTTCTTCTCTTCTCAAATTGGTGGTGTCCAAAGGGTCTTATTAAGTTACAATGAAAGAGGTCAATCGACTGGTATGGCCAATGTaacattcaaaaatggtgaaatggcaaaaaagGCTGTAGCTAAATTCAATGGTGCTCCTATCGATGGCGGCAGATCTAAATTGaagttgaatttgattATTGATCCTAATCAACAACCTGTTAGATCTCTATCCGATAGAATTAGAGCTGTTCCACAGAAGAATAATAGACAGTCTAATATTCCACAAAAAAAGGCACCAAATAAGAAGGCTGCTTTAGTGGAGAAGCAAAAGGTCCCAAGAGCCAAacctgaaaaaaagagtcTTGAAGATTTAGATAAGGAAATGGCAGACTACTTCgaggaaaagaaatag
- the COI1 gene encoding Coi1p (similar to Saccharomyces cerevisiae YDR381C-A; ancestral locus Anc_5.459), which yields MSAKHVGKNILYASILAVISVTVVKGIIRSKKEARYTPPALARGKNDSEQSKEYYDNLADVKPGFPLPKDNPEDQSTRKSQFEGSGMSVLSRKRGDRLGFIDRRSEK from the exons ATGTCTGCCAAGCACGTAGG TAAAAATATTCTCTATGCAAGTATCCTTGCAGTAATATCAGTGACTGTTGTCAAAGGCATAATaagatccaaaaaagaGGCTAGATATACACCACCAGCACTAGCTCGCGGCAAGAATGATAGTGAGCAATCGAAAGAATATTACGATAATTTGGCTGATGTGAAGCCAGGTTTTCCGTTGCCAAAGGACAACCCGGAAGACCAAAGTACCAGAAAGAGTCAATTTGAAGGCTCTGGGATGAGTGTACTAAGTAGGAAAAGAGGAGACAGACTGGGTTTCATCGACAGAAGAAGTGAAAAATAG
- a CDS encoding uncharacterized protein (ancestral locus Anc_5.460), with amino-acid sequence MSTEDRASQQNVGEIVHALSGAGAGVLSLSVTYPLLTISTKLQSEDKNKDAQIEQKKSAKEIIKSIYAKDGLLGYYAGLESAVYGIAVTNFVYYYFYELAANSIKRVRANNQLNTLQSMATGAVAGSITAIVSNPIWIANTRMTVTKSQESTLSTIIKIIQKDGPMTLFNGLKPALILVLNPVIQYTVFEQLKNIILALQKKKNQKEVLSPLWAFVLGALGKLIATGATYPYLTLKTRLHLAGHDNVNKKSAEAGQRSEEKVTMISEALKIIKKDGVSGFYSGISYKLVQSILNAAFLFFFKEGLVMWSVRLISEMRSVISMKNKMLKIQAVKK; translated from the coding sequence ATGTCGACTGAAGATAGAGCTAGCCAGCAAAATGTTGGTGAAATTGTACATGCCCTTTCAGGAGCTGGGGCTGGAGTACTGTCACTATCAGTAACATACCCTCTGCTAactatttcaacaaaactGCAGTCTGAAGACAAAAATAAAGACGCTCAAATtgaacaaaagaaatctGCAAAGGAGATCATCAAAAGCATTTACGCAAAAGACGGTCTACTTGGGTACTATGCTGGTCTCGAAAGTGCCGTTTACGGTATTGCCGTAACAAACTTTGTCTACTACTATTTTTATGAGTTAGCCGCAAACTCGATCAAGAGAGTTCGTGCAAATAATCAACTAAATACCCTCCAATCTATGGCTACTGGTGCAGTTGCAGGTTCGATCACTGCTATCGTTTCTAATCCGATCTGGATAGCCAACACAAGAATGACGGTCACGAAATCCCAGGAGAGTACTTTATCAACtattataaaaataatCCAAAAGGATGGACCAATGACCCTTTTCAATGGATTGAAACCGGCATTGATCCTTGTTTTGAATCCTGTAATCCAATACACAGTTTTTGAACAGCTCAAGAATATAATCTTGGCATtacagaaaaagaaaaaccaGAAAGAAGTATTATCACCCCTTTGGGCATTCGTCCTTGGAGCTCTGGGCAAACTCATAGCTACCGGTGCAACCTATCCATATCTTACTTTAAAAACTAGACTTCATCTAGCTGGGCATGATAATGTCAACAAGAAATCGGCAGAAGCTGGTCAgagaagtgaagaaaaagtaaCTATGATCTCGGAAGCGCTTAAAatcataaaaaaagatggtGTATCAGGCTTTTACAGTGGCATTAGTTACAAATTGGTCCAAAGTATATTGAACGCCGCATTCCTATTCTTTTTTAAGGAAGGGCTGGTGATGTGGTCCGTGCGTTTGATATCTGAAATGCGTAGTGTAATATCTATGAAGAAcaaaatgctgaaaataCAAGctgtgaaaaaataa
- the ORT1 gene encoding Ort1p (similar to Saccharomyces cerevisiae ORT1 (YOR130C); ancestral locus Anc_5.461) — protein sequence MEDSIIIAEQRDRGLQSKALRDIINGSIAGAIGKTIEYPFDTIKVRLQTQDSKLFPTTWSCIQYTYKNEGIMRGFFQGIGSPVFGASLENAVLFFSYNQCAALLEKHTEFSQLQQIITSGAFAGSCASLVLTPVELIKCKLQVSNLQNAAKGETRPTQIIPTIKAVLKERGLLGLWQGQSGTFLRESFGGCAWFATYELLKEYLKSTHKDGSDVYTWELLASGASAGLTYNASIFPVDTLKSMMQTEQIGLIDCAKKIFAKSGISGFYRGLGITLARAVPANAAVFYTYESLSKMSF from the coding sequence ATGGAGGATAGCATTATCATTGCAGAACAAAGGGACAGAGGGCTCCAAAGTAAAGCATTACGAGATATAATCAATGGATCTATCGCAGGAGCCATTGGTAAGACAATTGAATACCCTTTCGATACCATCAAGGTGAGATTGCAAACGCAAGACTCGAAACTTTTTCCAACCACGTGGTCTTGCATACAATATACTTATAAGAACGAGGGTATAATGAGAGGATTCTTTCAGGGTATTGGATCACCAGTGTTTGGAGCATCATTAGAAAATgctgttttatttttttcttataaTCAATGTGCAGCACTTCTGGAGAAGCACACAGAATTCTCGCAGTTACAACAAATTATCACTTCTGGTGCCTTTGCGGGATCATGCGCAAGTTTAGTATTAACACCTGTGGAATTGATCAAATGTAAGTTGCAGGTCtcaaatttgcaaaatgcTGCAAAGGGCGAAACAAGGCCTACACAAATCATACCTACAATAAAAGCTGTTCTTAAGGAAAGAGGACTTTTGGGTTTATGGCAAGGTCAGTCAGGCACCTTCTTGAGAGAATCATTTGGTGGCTGCGCATGGTTTGCCACTTACGAACTGTTGAAGGAGTACCTGAAAAGTACCCACAAGGACGGTAGTGATGTTTACACTTGGGAGCTGCTTGCCAGTGGTGCATCCGCAGGTCTGACATATAATGCAAGTATTTTTCCCGTCGATACCTTAAAATCAATGATGCAAACAGAGCAAATAGGATTAATTGACTGtgccaaaaaaatctttgcaaaatcagGTATCAGTGGATTTTATCGTGGGCTAGGTATAACTTTAGCGAGAGCAGTACCAGCTAACGCAGCCGTCTTTTACACCTATGAATCACTGTCAAAAATGAGTTTTTAG
- the RPP2B gene encoding ribosomal protein P2 (similar to Saccharomyces cerevisiae RPP2B (YDR382W); ancestral locus Anc_5.462) — MKYLAAYLLLTQGGKESPSAADIKSVIESIGVEADDARINELLSSLQGKGSLDEIIAEGQQKFASVPAGGAASAGAAAGGAAAGGDAAAEEEAAEEEKEESDDDMGFGLFD; from the coding sequence atgaaatacTTAGCTGCTTATTTGTTGTTGACCCAAGGTGGCAAGGAATCCCCATCTGCTGCTGACATCAAATCTGTCATTGAATCTATTGGTGTTGAAGCTGACGATGCCAGAATCAACGAATTGCTATCCTCTCTACAAGGTAAGGGTTCTTTGGATGAAATCATTGCTGAAGGTCAACAAAAATTCGCTTCTGTTCCAGCTGGTGGTGCTGCTTCCGCTGGTGCTGCCGCTGGTGGTGCTGCCGCTGGTGGTGATGCTGctgctgaagaagaagctgcTGAGGAAGAGAAGGAAGAATCCGATGACGACATGGGATTCGGTTTATTCGATTAA
- the NKP1 gene encoding Nkp1p (similar to Saccharomyces cerevisiae NKP1 (YDR383C); ancestral locus Anc_5.463) — translation MYKEIADFVSHSAGLHSVEPIDDLQEQIPNACLQALRAQVDLKRHELYKLSKQDAICKQVVDFESDWRREQLNLISDLIGDIPRYSIGTELRGDDDDSNDPGLSLEKLMQDIGNLPRIGIASSNSIADNQERDVRILNEYSNLRKELVNKCHAIAFGNTKIEETENKLNKIRHLLESIEEKLDPTENITDFFARYDGEIRLNLEEFTFLLEDAIKRSDTSPLTQANLKEMMKRVSI, via the coding sequence ATGTACAAAGAAATAGCAGACTTCGTGTCTCATAGTGCCGGTTTACACTCAGTTGAGCCTATTGATGATCTACAGGAGCAAATTCCCAACGCCTGCTTGCAAGCTTTGCGGGCACAAGTTGACTTAAAGAGACATGAACTGTATAAGTTGAGCAAGCAGGATGCAATTTGCAAACAAGTTGTAGATTTCGAGTCAGATTGGAGACGTGAACAACTAAACCTCATTTCGGATCTTATAGGTGATATACCGCGGTACTCAATTGGTACTGAATTGAGAGGTGACGATGACGATAGCAATGATCCGGGATTGTCACTAGAGAAACTAATGCAGGATATTGGAAATCTACCTCGAATTGGAATAGCATCTTCTAATTCAATTGCTGACAACCAAGAAAGAGACGTAAGAATATTAAATGAATACAGCAATTTAAGGAAAGAATTAGTAAACAAATGCCATGCCATTGCATTTGGTAATACAAAGAttgaagaaacagaaaacaaattaaaCAAAATACGAcatcttttggaatcaattgaagaaaaactcGACCCAACTGAAAACATaactgatttttttgcccGATATGATGGAGAGATAAGGCTAAATCTGGAAGAGTTTACTTTTTTACTCGAGGACGCTATCAAACGTTCCGATACATCTCCACTTACGCAAGCTAACctcaaagaaatgatgaaaagggTTTCAATCTAA
- the ATO3 gene encoding putative ammonium permease ATO3 (similar to Saccharomyces cerevisiae ATO3 (YDR384C); ancestral locus Anc_5.464), with product MTSGSSESISQGSEKDGIRALHGDNVSRGAEGTRPQERVVRSISAEGEYVTIGDQTFRRSEFVNIFASDLDEETYRRRPKSKKLANPIPLGLASFSFCCLTLSLCNARVRGVTNNNLLISAFMFFGGAIELFAGLLCFCTGDTYAMTVFSSFGGFWICWGCINIEQFGVARAYADDPEMLSSIQGFFLAGWTVFTFLVMICSMKSTWGLFLLLFFLDLTFLMLCIGTFISNVNVLMAGGYFGILSSCCGWYSLYCAIASPSNSYVPLVAYPMPDAGLV from the coding sequence ATGACGTCGGGCTCATCAGAATCGATATCGCAGGGGAGTGAAAAGGACGGCATCAGGGCTCTCCACGGAGACAACGTTTCTCGTGGCGCGGAGGGAACAAGACCACAGGAGCGCGTTGTGAGAAGCATCAGCGCGGAAGGCGAGTACGTGACAATCGGCGACCAGACTTTCAGAAGAAGCGAATTTGTGAATATTTTCGCCAGTGATTTGGACGAGGAAACCTATAGGAGGCGACCAAAGTCGAAGAAGCTCGCCAATCCGATTCCGCTGGGGTTAGCCTCTTTCTCGTTCTGTTGCCTGACGCTGTCGTTGTGCAATGCGAGGGTGCGCGGAGTTACAAATAACAACCTTCTGATTTCTGCCTTTATGTTTTTCGGTGGGGCCATTGAGTTGTTTGCTGGGTTGCTGTGTTTCTGCACGGGGGACACCTATGCGATGACTGTTTTCAGTTCGTTTGGCGGCTTCTGGATCTGCTGGGGCTGTATCAATATAGAGCAATTCGGGGTTGCCAGAGCGTATGCCGATGACCCGGAAATGTTGAGTAGCATACAAGGATTTTTCCTTGCTGGGTGGACGGTGTTTACTTTTCTTGTTATGATCTGTTCGATGAAGAGCACCTGGGGATTGTTTTTGCTGCTGTTCTTCCTAgatttgacatttttaatGTTATGCATCGGCACTTTCATCTCCAACGTGAATGTTCTTATGGCAGGTGGTTATTTTGGTATATTGAGTAGTTGCTGCGGTTGGTATTCGTTGTATTGTGCTATCGCTAGTCCTAGTAACTCCTATGTTCCATTAGTTGCATACCCGATGCCTGATGCAGGTCTGGTGTAG
- a CDS encoding putative haloacid dehalogenase-like hydrolase (similar to Saccharomyces cerevisiae YOR131C; ancestral locus Anc_5.465), with protein MTKILPTSFKGIRAVVFDMDGTLCLPQPWMFPAMRESVGLTDKSMDILTFIEKAPSSLEREQALQRIEAVEAKAMREMIPQPGLVPLMKYLSLKNLSKNVLTRNLLPPVTHLITSYIPIEYRHFDHIITREFKPPKPSPEPLLHIAGLLSLAPDQIMMVGDSYDDMKSGRQAGCVTVLLRNPANSPMLDHGEHSSLIDVAVDDLSEIISLID; from the coding sequence atgacCAAGATACTGCCCACATCGTTCAAGGGTATCCGCGCCGTGGTGTTCGACATGGACGGAACCCTGTGCCTGCCCCAACCATGGATGTTCCCAGCAATGCGAGAGTCTGTGGGACTCACAGACAAATCGATGGACATCCTGACCTTCATCGAGAAGGCCCCCTCGTCACTCGAGCGCGAACAAGCATTGCAGCGAATCGAAGCAGTCGAAGCGAAGGCAATGCGCGAGATGATACCGCAGCCAGGTCTAGTTCCGCTCATGAAATATCTCtcactgaaaaatttgagcaAAAACGTCCTGACAAGAAACCTGCTACCTCCTGTCACGCATCTCATTACAAGTTACATCCCAATCGAGTACAGACACTTTGATCACATAATCACAAGAGAGTTCAAGCCCCCCAAGCCCAGTCCGGAACCATTGCTTCACATTGCCGGTTTACTCTCGCTGGCTCCAGACCAGATAATGATGGTGGGTGACTCCTATGACGACATGAAGAGCGGTCGTCAGGCAGGCTGTGTCACTGTGCTACTAAGAAACCCCGCCAACAGCCCAATGCTAGATCACGGGGAGCATTCCTCCTTGATAGACGTCGCAGTGGACGACCTCTCTGAAATCATATCTTTGATAGACTGA